One Aegilops tauschii subsp. strangulata cultivar AL8/78 chromosome 7, Aet v6.0, whole genome shotgun sequence genomic window carries:
- the LOC141027253 gene encoding uncharacterized protein: MDHGSHFLSMEVWEHDMNFKWEIIVVYCQADHSCLATFLAELHAKIASATLPVVVGWDFNLLRSAAEKSNSRVDLAEIRWFNDWVADLGLRGLDRVGSLFTWTNRQASPTLSVLDLVFVTPNWELWFPLASRQAITRIGSDHLPLLLSSRDERPLPPPRFRFEAFWLRQLGFVAAVQAHWAWVLLDPHRQMSILDEWHHLSKYSRQFMEGLGANFGRDVRVQKAFLLEEIRSLDLHADTSGISAEEWAHRYNLEDSLMDIYFKEEEYWRQRGSMNWVLFGDANTAYFKAIENGHHRRCSIPLLWKGG; this comes from the coding sequence ATGGATCATGGATCCCACTTCCTCAGCATGGAGGTCTGGGAGCACGACATGAACTTCAAGTGGGAGATCATCGTGGTCTACTGTCAGGCGGACCATAGTTGCTTGGCCACTTTCTTGGCTGAGCTGCACGCCAAGATCGCGTCCGCTACCCTTCCTGTAGTGGTGGGCTGGGATTTCAACCTCCTCCGTTCCGCTGCAGAGAAGAGTAACTCACGGGTCGATCTTGCAGAGATCCGATGGTTCAATGACTGGGTTGCAGACTTAGGCCTTCGGGGGCTTGACAGGGTCGGCTCCTTATTTACGTGGACTAATAGACAGGCTTCCCCTACCCTTAGTGTGCTTGACCTGGTATTCGTCACCCCTAACTGGGAACTTTGGTTCCCTCTGGCCTCCCGTCAGGCTATTACGCGCATCGGTTCCGACCATCTGCCCCTCCTTTTGTCGTCTAGAGATGAGAGACCACTCCCTCCCCCTCGTTTCCGGTTCGAGGCTTTCTGGCTCCGGCAGCTAGGCTTTGTGGCGGCCGTCCAGGCGCATTGGGCCTGGGTGTTGCTTGATCCCCATAGGCAGATGTCTATCCTGGACGAGTGGCATCACCTGTCCAAATACTCCAGGCAGTTCATGGAAGGGTTGGGAGCCAATTTTGGGAGGGACGTTCGGGTCCAGAAGGCGTTCCTTCTTGAGGAGATCCGCTCCCTTGACCTTCATGCAGACACATCAGGTATCTCTGCAGAAGAATGGGCTCATAGATATAACCTCGAAGATTCTCTCATGGACATCTACTTCAAAGAAGAGGAATATTGGCGCCAGCGGGGCTCTATGAATTGGGTGCTGTTTGGCGACGCCAACACTGCCTACTTCAAGGCCATTGAGAATGGCCATCATAGACGCTGCTCCATTCCCCTATTATGGAAAGGAGGCTAG